In a single window of the Papaver somniferum cultivar HN1 chromosome 8, ASM357369v1, whole genome shotgun sequence genome:
- the LOC113304142 gene encoding threonine--tRNA ligase, mitochondrial 1-like — MYVFGIDKQEFGLKPMNCPGHCVIFDHRFRSYRELPLRLEDFGVLHRNELSGALSELTSFWSFEQDDAHIFCRESQIKAEAKNVLEFVETWDKAEGAPAERKFQCATLQLEFQMPTRFKLSYSAEDEVKRERPVTTHRAALGSVEQLLAILLEHCKGKWLFWQSPRQAIIQKSGYYVDVKKIGKKIREAQLAQYNYVLVLGEWELGTVSRRDRDDSGTAKPRVMSVEELLKFFNEEAVAFH; from the exons ATGTATGTATTTGGGATTGACAAACAGGAGTTTGGACTTAAGCCGATGAATTGCCCTGGCCACTGTGTCATCTTTGATCATAGATTTCGTTCTTATAGGGAGTTACCTCTCCGGCTGGAGGATTTTGGTGTCCTGCATAGAAATGAACTTAGTGGGGCACTGTCTGAATTAACAAGCTTTTGGAGTTTCGAGCAGGATGATGCTCATATCTTCTGTAGGGAATCCCAGATAAAAGCTGAAGCCAAGAATGTTTTGGAATTTGTAGAGACGTGGGACAAAGCTGAAGGTGCTCCGGCTGAA AGGAAGTTCCAGTGTGCAACATTACAGCTCGAGTTTCAGATGCCAACCCGATTCAAGCTGTCTTATTCGGCGGAAGATGAAGTTAAGAGGGAAAGACCTGTCACGACTCACAGGGCTGCCCTTGGATCTGTCGAGCAACTGCTCGCTATTCTTTTGGAACACTGCAAAGGAAAATGGCTTTTCTGGCAAAGTCCAAGACAAGCAATT ATTCAAAAATCTGGATACTATGTCGACGTTAAAAAGATTGGCAAAAAAATTCGAGAAGCTCAGTTGGCACAGTACAACTATGTGTTGGTGCTTGGTGAGTGGGAACTCGGAACAGTGAGCCGAAGAGATAGAGATGACTCTGGTACGGCCAAACCTAGAGTTATGAGCGTCGAAGAGCTCCTGAAGTTCTTCAACGAAGAAGCTGTAGCTTTTCATTGA